A window of the Hordeum vulgare subsp. vulgare chromosome 5H, MorexV3_pseudomolecules_assembly, whole genome shotgun sequence genome harbors these coding sequences:
- the LOC123452243 gene encoding EEF1A lysine methyltransferase 1-like, with protein MASGAEEEGRARREAGEEDTDEDDERPQLSAAAAGALREFLEEQGRHEGEKGGGEGVELVAEDWRLSQFWYDERTARELSEEVARLASGLPAGASTSAAVACVACPTLYAYLRKSSPDVPARLLEYDERFGQYGDDFAFYDYNQPEALPPAMKHAFQIVVADPPYLSQECLEKVAKTVSFLAQPEGSFLLLLTGEVQKDRALELLNVRPCGFKPQHSNKLGNVFRLFTNYDPVDRLGGWDRSDGAPV; from the exons ATGGCGAGCGgcgcggaggaggaggggagagcgaggcgggaggccggcgaggaggaTACGGACGAAGACGACGAGCGGCCGCAGCtgagcgcggcggcggcgggggcgctgCGGGAGTTCCTCGAGGAGCAGGGACGGCACGaaggggaaaaggggggaggagaaggggTGGAGCTGGTGGCGGAGGACTGGCGGCTGAGCCAGTTCTGGTACGACGAGCGCACCGCTCGGGAGCTGTCGGAGGAGGTCGCCCGCCTCGCCTCCGGTCTTCCCGCCGGCGCCAGCACCAGCGCTGCCGTGGCCTGCGTCGCGTGCCCGACGCTCTACGCCTACCTCAGGAAGAGCAGCCCGGATGTGCCGGCGCGGCTGCTCGAGTACGACGAGCGGTTCGGGCAGTACGGCGACGACTTCGCCTTCTACGACTACAACCAGCCGGAGGCGCTGCCGCCCGCCATGAAGCACGCCTTCCAGATCGTCGTCGCGGATCCTCCTTACCTG AGTCAGGAGTGCTTGGAGAAGGTCGCCAAGACGGTCTCCTTTCTCGCGCAGCCTGAAGGCTCATTCCTGCTGTTGCTCACAG GGGAAGTTCAGAAGGACCGCGCACTGGAGCTCCTAAACGTGCGCCCCTGCGGTTTCAAACCTCAGCACTCGAACAAACTGGGAAATGTGTTCCGGCTGTTCACGAATTACGACCCGGTAGACAGACTTGGTGGCTGGGATCGGAGCGATGGCGCCCCGGTTTAG